A stretch of the Conger conger chromosome 3, fConCon1.1, whole genome shotgun sequence genome encodes the following:
- the slc25a5 gene encoding ADP/ATP translocase 2, with translation MSDTLISFGKDFLAGGIAAAISKTAVAPIERVKLLLQVQHASKQITVDKQYKGIMDCVVRIPKEQGFMSFWRGNLANVIRYFPTQALNFAFKDKYKKVFLDGVDKHTQFWRYFAGNLASGGAAGATSLCFVYPLDFARTRLAADVGKSGEREFSGLGNCLVKVFRSDGLKGLYQGFNVSVQGIIIYRAAYFGIYDTAKGMLPDPKNTHIVVSWMIAQSVTAVAGLTSYPFDTVRRRMMMQSGRKGADIMYSGTIDCWKKIARDEGGKAFFKGAWSNVLRGMGGAFVLVLYDELKKVI, from the exons ATGAGTGATACCCTGATTTCGTTTGGCAAGGACTTCTTGGCCGGTGGCATTGCGGCTGCCATTTCCAAAACAGCTGTTGCCCCCATCGAAAGAGTCAAGCTTCTTCTTCAG gtGCAGCATGCCAGCAAACAGATCACCGTCGATAAGCAGTACAAGGGCATTATGGACTGCGTCGTCCGCATTCCTAAGGAGCAGGGCTTCATGTCATTCTGGAGGGGTAACTTGGCCAATGTCATCAGATACTTCCCCACCCAAGCCCTCAACTTCGCCTTCAAGGACAAGTACAAGAAGGTCTTCCTGGATGGCGTTGACAAGCATACCCAGTTCTGGCGGTACTTTGCTGGTAACCTGGCCTCTGGTGGAGCTGCCGGCGCCACCTCTCTGTGTTTCGTCTACCCGCTCGACTTCGCCAGAACCCGGCTGGCCGCCGACGTTGGCAAGTCTGGCGAGAGGGAGTTCTCCGGGCTGGGCAACTGCTTGGTGAAGGTGTTCAGGTCTGACGGTTTGAAGGGCCTGTACCAGGGCTTCAATGTTTCAGTCCAGGGCATTATCATCTACAGAGCTGCCTACTTCGGCATCTATGACACTGCTAAAg GTATGCTGCCAGATCCCAAGAACACCCACATTGTTGTGAGCTGGATGATTGCTCAGTCAGTCACTGCAGTGGCCGGACTTACGTCCTACCCCTTCGACACCGTTCGCCGTCGTATGATGATGCAGTCCGGGCGCAAAGGAG ctgACATCATGTACTCCGGCACAATCGACTGCTGGAAGAAAATTGCCCGCGATGAAGGTGGCAAGGCCTTCTTCAAGGGAGCCTGGTCCAATGTTCTCCGAGGCATGGGTGGTGCCTTTGTGTTGGTCTTGTACGACGAGCTCAAGAAGGTCATCTAA